The nucleotide sequence TTTGAGATGGATAATCTCGCTGTCGGTAAAGGGGAGCATGAAAAGATAGGTCGGGCTTCCGTCAAGGGACCCGAACTCCGTTCCGTCCCGGCAGATGCCGACGATAACCTGTGGCTCTGCTGCCTCGTTCTCCTGCGGGTTTCTGGCGTGAGGAAAGGCGATGGGACCAATGGCTGTGGTCATCATCTCCTCCCGGGCAAGAAGAATATCAAGATAGGCGGCAGAATCCCTGATCTGGTCGGTAGCCTCCAGGGGGCGGATCAGCTGAGCCAGGACCTCCTGTTTGGTGCCTGGTTTGAGGTTCATAATGATGGATTCTGCGTCCACCAGTCTGGATAGAGGTACCAGGTCATGATTGTCCTCCATCAGTTTGGCAAGATCGTTGCGCGGAAGCACCTGCATATTTGATAGCACCCAGTCGTCCACCATTGATCGAGAAAAACGCCATTGGCTGCCGATTTTTATCGCAGGAATTTCTTTGCGGTTGATCATGCGCATGACAGTTTTTTCTGCAACCTTCAGATACTCAGCCAGTTCGCTGAGGGTCATTAAGGATTCTTCTGTCCTTTTCATATAAATAGTGTACAATAAGAGACATTAAAGGACAAGCATAAACAGGATGTTCCAATAAAAAATCTGTGATACAATCCGTCCATGGAAAATTCGATTCTGGATTTTGAGACGAAGCACCGGATTATTCCGGCAGAGGCGCTGTCCCTGGGGGAACTGCAACCGGAGAGCCTGGCCCTGGTTCTTACTTCTCCGCCGTATCCCATGATCGCCATGTGGGATGCCTGTTTCTCTGCCCAGGATGAAACCCTGGGGGACTATCTGACAGCAGGTGACGGCTGGGGGGCTTTTCTTGCCATGCACCGCGTACTCGACCGGGTCTGGGACATTGTTGGAACCCTTGTTATGCCAGGGGGCTTTGTCTGTATTAATGTCGGGGATGCTCTGAGGACCATTGATGGAACGTTCATGCTGTATCCTAACGCCGAACGCATTGTCTCCGCCTTTTCAAAACGCGGTTTTTCTGTTCTGCCCCGGATTATCTGGCGCAAGAGTACCAACGCGCCGAACAAGTTTATGGGATCCGGCATGCTGCCGGCCGGTGCCTATGTGACCCTCGAGCACGAGCATATCCTGATCTTCCGTAAAGGGGGAAAACGGCTCTTTACCGGGGAGCAGAAGGCTCTGCGCCGACGGAGTGCATTCTTTTGGGAGGAACGCAACCGCTGGTTCTCGGATATCTGGGACCTTGCCGGAGAGAGACAGCTCCTGACCCGGAAGGCTTGCCGGGAGAGGAGCGCAGCCTATCCTTTTGAACTGGCCTACCGTCTGATCTGCATGTACTCCGTGCAGGGGGATCTGGTTGCAGATCCCTTTCTGGGGACAGGAACAACGGCTCTGGCCGCGGCCGCGGCGGGACGTTCGTCGGTCTGTACGGAGATAGACGCTTTTCTCGCGGAATCAGCTGCTGATGCTCTCCGGGAGCAGTGTACCGCAGGCGGGATTGCCGGGAGCATTAACCGGCGGCGTATTCTTGAGCACCTCAGCTTTGTGGAAGACTATACAATGCAGAAAGGAACCCTCAAACATCGGAACACCTTTTATGACTTTCCGGTGATTACCTCTCAGGAGACAGACCTTGTTTTCCCTGGAATTGACGGGCTGAAAGAGGCTGGAGAAGGAGGAGGGAGTATTACCCTGCATCACCGCCCCTGGCGGGAAGAAAACCCACAGCCGTATCTTTTTGATATGTAAACGCCGTACGGGGATCAGCGCATGGCATCGTTGTTTTTGGATTTCTGCTTTAAATGCTTCGGTGTCATCCGGTCCCGGGCGATAGTAAAAGCGTAACGCATAATCGTCTCCGTTGAGACATCGGGGCCGTGTTTGCGCTGCATTATCATGACAATCGCTTTGAGGGCGTTTTCGCTCAAAGAGAGGTAGATAAAACGGTCCCGTTCCTCCGGGGTCATATCCTCCCACTCTACCATTCCTGTACCTCCCTTAAATATCGACGCCGATTGTACTTCGCACCAAAACACCGATTCCGAAGGAGATCGCTGCAACACCGAGGCTTAACAGGGCCATTTCGGTAAAACGGGGCCAGAATTTCAGGTCCTTTGCTACGGCAACGTAATAGTTAAAAAAGAAAATAATAAAGATTGCGATACCAAGCGTAGCAGCCAGGCAGACCATGTAGTGGCTGAAGAGGAGGTACGGCAGAATCAGCAGTCCCACAGTCAGAATGTAGGCAATTCCAGTGTATACCGCGGACTTTACGGCTCCCTCGTTGTTTCCTTCTGTGCGGTTTGAAAGGTACTCCGACGCTGCCATGGAAAATGAGGCGGCGATTCCGGTTATAAGGCCGGCGACTGCGATCAGCCTGGTATTCTGCAGGGCAAAGGAGAGTCCCGCCAGGGCTCCGGTCAGTTCTACCAGTGCGTCGTTCAGTCCCAGAACAATTGAGCCCACGTACTCAAGTCGCTCCTCTTTGAGCATCTGAAGAAGCTTCTCTTCGTGGGCGTCTTCGTCTTCTATTATCTGTTTGGCCTCGGGGACTTCTTTGCTCATGGCGTCGTAGATCTCCTGGGCCTCCTCCTCGCCGCGCTCCATCAGTTTGAGGGCAAAAGTAATCCCCAGGATCCGGGCGATCACGACAAAGAAGCAGACCCTGAACCATTTTGGATGGGCGCTTTTTCCGCTAAAGTTTTTTAGAAAGTCGTGGTGCTTCTTCTCTTCCTTGCCAATTGTCTCGAGGATTGGGCCGTTCTTGGTCTTTTTCAGCCTGTTGGCCAGTTTGGTATAGATATGGTATTCGGTAATCTCGTTTCTCTGCATTGCAAAAATGCGGTTCTTTATGTCCTGATCCATAGGGGAATCTCCTGTGCTTATGAATATCATTACTGTACAGGAAAACAAGGGGCATCTCAACTCTCTTAACTCTCTCAGCCTCAGCTTCGGCAGCTGCTGTGATCTATGTCGATACAGAGGATATATTCCTCGCCCGCAGTTCCGCGGAATCCCAGGGAGGCGGTAATGCAGAGGTCGCCGGTGGCTTTGGAGATATAGGGTTCGGTTATATAGCAGGATTCCAATTCTCCCCGGCGAAGCACATAGGGTTTCAGGGAGTGATCGGTCCCTTCAGGTGCGGGAGCAAAAAGGCGGTGCTGCTTCTTGGTAAATCCCTTCTGAACAATAGTGCCGGTTATCTGATGTCCTGTTGCATCAAGAATATAGGCGCAGCGGGCAAAACGGGTAGACCGCAGGGAGCTTTTTAGAATTCCGCTGAACTCGTGCCGTTCTTTGACCATGAGGCGCTCTGCCAACCGGAGGGCCAGAGCCCGGTGGGTCTCCGCCAGCTGACGTTCCTGCTCCTTGCGTTCAATGGAATGGCGGGCATAAGTGTCCGCGAGTTCCAGTATGCTCCGGTGGTCCATGTCCGGATACTCGGCAAGGCTCAAGGGTCGGCAGAAGTAGAAGCCCTGCAGCATGTCCACGCCAAGTTCGAGGCAGGTAAGGGCTTCATCTTTCTCTTCTATGCCTTCGGCAATTGTCAGGGCGCCGATGCGGTGGGACAAAAGGATCAGCGCTTTGCATACTTCCTGCTTATGATAGCCGCGGTTAATTCCGCTTACAAGGGAACGGTCGATTTTTATTATGTCCGGTTTCAACAGGGATATCCGCTCAAGGTTGGAGTGTCCGGCTCCTACATCATCCAGGGCAATAAGAAAGCCCTTTGCCCTGTGATACTGCACAAAGAACGAGAGGGCATCGATATTTTCAATGCGGGACTCTATTATCTCGAGCACAACCTGGTCAGGGGATACTCCTGCCTTGAGTATTGTCTCGTTGAGCAGACGGATATCCTCATAGCCTCTTTCAATCATCCCGGTGGAGATATTAAGAAACAACAGAGGGGCCTCGTGAGACCCCTCCGGCAGTGAGGCGTAGCTTGCAACCGCGGTAGTAAGTGCGTGGCGGTCCAGCTGGGTAAGGCGGCCGTTCTCCTCTGCCCGGCGAAAAAGTTCTGCCGGGGATATCTCTTCTGCAGAAATGCCCGCATAGCCCCTGGAGAGGGCTTCGAGGCCGGTAACACAGTGCTCCCGTACCGAATAGATCGGATGGAACCGGGTGAATACTCTGACGCTGGTCATGAGGTTGTCCTGGATTGAGAGTGCAATATTCATGATGTAGTATTATAAAGCAAGAATCATGCCGATATTTGATGTGATCAGCGTATATGTTTTACGTATAATAAGTTAGATATATAATCGGGATCCTGTTTCAGTGCTTTTTGCTTTTCCGGTATCCTACATCGTGGTAGGATGCGGAAGATAAAAATACTGCAGTGTAGCACAAAGGGATTTTAATTCCCCTCTCCAGCTTATACGCAAAGTTCCGGGAGTGTGCTACAATACGTCAGCGAAAGGAATATGAAAAACAACGATATTAAAGAACATGTCGAGCTGATCCGTGAGGTTTTCAGCTATGTGCACCGCTTTGCCGGAGCTACTTTTGTTTTTAAGGTTGAGTACGAAGTAGCCGAACATCCCCTCTTTCCGGTACTGGTCAAGGACCTTGCCCTGCTCCAGGGAATGGGTATTCGAACGGTTATTATTCCCGGGGCAACCGGGCGCATCAACGAGGTGCTGCAGCGCTATGGTATCGAGACCGAATCGGTCGGCGGGGTGCGGATTTCCAGCCCCGAAGCGATTCCCTTTATCAAGATGGCAGCGTTTGATGTTTCCAACCAGGTCATGACTCTGCTTGCTGCCAACGGGGCCAACGCGGTTGTGGGAAACTGGGTCCGGGCCCGCAGTATGGGGGTTATAAAAGGAATCGATTACGGGTCCACCGGGGTTGTTGAACGCATCGATACTGAGCTGGTGAACAAGATTCTGGATGAAGGCCTGATTCCCATTCTTCCGTGCATCGGGTGGAACGCCGTGGGAACCCCCTACAATATCTCCTCCAACGAGCTGGCCCGGGTCGCGGCCTCACAGCTGCAGGCGGAAAAGCTCTTTCTCCTGCTGCCCGAGAAGCGCCTGGACGCTGGAGACTTTACCTTTCCGGAGGGCATCACCTTTAATCCGGAAGGCCGTATCTCCCGGCTGGATATCCACACTGCCGAGGAATTTCTCAAGCTCAATGCTTCCAGCAGCGACCCGCGGCTGCAGTACGTAAAGCTGGCCTGCGAAACCTGCCGCAGAGGAGTCCCCCGTGTCCATATTGTGGATGGAAAGGTGGAAGGGGTCATACTGAAGGAGATCTTCTCCAACCTCGGGGTCGGCACCATGGTTCACGGGAACGATTATGATTCCCTGCGTCCCATGCGGGTGGAGGATATTACCGATGTACTGCGGATAATGGAACCCTTTGTGGAAAAGGAGATCCTGATCCGCCGTACCGGAGCGGACCTGGAGCGCAACGTGGGAGACTATGTAGTCTATGAAATGGATGACTCCATTCACGGCTGCGGAGCCCTGCATCGTTACTCCGATGGATCGGGAGAGATCGCCGGCATAGCGGTGGATACCCGCTATGACCGCCTGGGTATTGGATTCAAGGTTGTCTCCTACCTGGCGGAAAAGGCCCGGCAGGAGGGCCTTAAGCGGGTTTTTGTGCTTACCACCCAGACCTCTGACTGGTTTCAGCGCCTGGGCTTTGTAGATGTCGATCTGGACCAGATTCCGCCTGAACGGCGGGAGCGCTATGACCGGCAGCGGAACTCCCGGATTTATCAGAGGGTACTGGGATGAGAGAGAAGTCAGGCATTCTTATACG is from Marispirochaeta sp. and encodes:
- a CDS encoding PTS sugar transporter subunit IIA; the protein is MKRTEESLMTLSELAEYLKVAEKTVMRMINRKEIPAIKIGSQWRFSRSMVDDWVLSNMQVLPRNDLAKLMEDNHDLVPLSRLVDAESIIMNLKPGTKQEVLAQLIRPLEATDQIRDSAAYLDILLAREEMMTTAIGPIAFPHARNPQENEAAEPQVIVGICRDGTEFGSLDGSPTYLFMLPFTDSEIIHLKLMAKMAVLFKEEKNVRRVLEAKSSEHVVGVLISLEQQHRSEQD
- a CDS encoding site-specific DNA-methyltransferase; translated protein: MENSILDFETKHRIIPAEALSLGELQPESLALVLTSPPYPMIAMWDACFSAQDETLGDYLTAGDGWGAFLAMHRVLDRVWDIVGTLVMPGGFVCINVGDALRTIDGTFMLYPNAERIVSAFSKRGFSVLPRIIWRKSTNAPNKFMGSGMLPAGAYVTLEHEHILIFRKGGKRLFTGEQKALRRRSAFFWEERNRWFSDIWDLAGERQLLTRKACRERSAAYPFELAYRLICMYSVQGDLVADPFLGTGTTALAAAAAGRSSVCTEIDAFLAESAADALREQCTAGGIAGSINRRRILEHLSFVEDYTMQKGTLKHRNTFYDFPVITSQETDLVFPGIDGLKEAGEGGGSITLHHRPWREENPQPYLFDM
- a CDS encoding VIT1/CCC1 transporter family protein, which translates into the protein MDQDIKNRIFAMQRNEITEYHIYTKLANRLKKTKNGPILETIGKEEKKHHDFLKNFSGKSAHPKWFRVCFFVVIARILGITFALKLMERGEEEAQEIYDAMSKEVPEAKQIIEDEDAHEEKLLQMLKEERLEYVGSIVLGLNDALVELTGALAGLSFALQNTRLIAVAGLITGIAASFSMAASEYLSNRTEGNNEGAVKSAVYTGIAYILTVGLLILPYLLFSHYMVCLAATLGIAIFIIFFFNYYVAVAKDLKFWPRFTEMALLSLGVAAISFGIGVLVRSTIGVDI
- a CDS encoding EAL domain-containing protein, yielding MTSVRVFTRFHPIYSVREHCVTGLEALSRGYAGISAEEISPAELFRRAEENGRLTQLDRHALTTAVASYASLPEGSHEAPLLFLNISTGMIERGYEDIRLLNETILKAGVSPDQVVLEIIESRIENIDALSFFVQYHRAKGFLIALDDVGAGHSNLERISLLKPDIIKIDRSLVSGINRGYHKQEVCKALILLSHRIGALTIAEGIEEKDEALTCLELGVDMLQGFYFCRPLSLAEYPDMDHRSILELADTYARHSIERKEQERQLAETHRALALRLAERLMVKERHEFSGILKSSLRSTRFARCAYILDATGHQITGTIVQKGFTKKQHRLFAPAPEGTDHSLKPYVLRRGELESCYITEPYISKATGDLCITASLGFRGTAGEEYILCIDIDHSSCRS
- the argA gene encoding amino-acid N-acetyltransferase — encoded protein: MKNNDIKEHVELIREVFSYVHRFAGATFVFKVEYEVAEHPLFPVLVKDLALLQGMGIRTVIIPGATGRINEVLQRYGIETESVGGVRISSPEAIPFIKMAAFDVSNQVMTLLAANGANAVVGNWVRARSMGVIKGIDYGSTGVVERIDTELVNKILDEGLIPILPCIGWNAVGTPYNISSNELARVAASQLQAEKLFLLLPEKRLDAGDFTFPEGITFNPEGRISRLDIHTAEEFLKLNASSSDPRLQYVKLACETCRRGVPRVHIVDGKVEGVILKEIFSNLGVGTMVHGNDYDSLRPMRVEDITDVLRIMEPFVEKEILIRRTGADLERNVGDYVVYEMDDSIHGCGALHRYSDGSGEIAGIAVDTRYDRLGIGFKVVSYLAEKARQEGLKRVFVLTTQTSDWFQRLGFVDVDLDQIPPERRERYDRQRNSRIYQRVLG